A portion of the Lolium rigidum isolate FL_2022 chromosome 1, APGP_CSIRO_Lrig_0.1, whole genome shotgun sequence genome contains these proteins:
- the LOC124663975 gene encoding uncharacterized protein LOC124663975: MYVFPERGAEGRNPHGEGPPEEGGDGVDLRATGREGGGHRFLTAQSFDTRLETWADPTPRESEFTVHNLREACIKACRRGTILQAARSLVRPSEEQLRQREEQDRKFAMIALGVYTKKYNMQPSELEFLEVKERNLIDESGAGYLHYNFSVKELDGKHTMFFAEVHHDLEDEDEVYLCMPLEEDDFNPSKENDQALCKACQHEAKGLIHPSCGTFLGGHKRICPRVQWDSIDDETDYEFV, encoded by the exons ATGTACGTCTTCCCGGAGCGCGGCGCCGAGGGTCGGAATCCGCACGGTGAAGGACCCCCAGAGGAGGGCGGAGATGGAGTTGACCTCCGGGCGACAGGACGCGAGGGTGGAGGTCACCGGTTCTTGACGGCGCAGAG TTTCGACACAAGGTTGGAGACTTGGGCTGATCCCACTCCTAGGGAATCGGAATTTACTGTGCATAATCTTCGTGAGGCTTGTATTAAGGCTTGCAGGCGCGGTACCATCCTTCAGGCTGCTAGGTCATTAGTTAGGCCTAGTGAGGAGCAGCTTAGGCAGAGAGAAGAGCAGGATCGCAAGTTCGCGATGATAGCACTGGGAGTCTATACCAAGAAATACAACATGCAG CCTAGTGAACTTGAGTTTCTGGAAGTGAAAGAAAGAAACCTTATTGATGAAAGCGGGGCAGGATATTTGCATTATAACTTCTCAGTGAAAGAATTAGATGGTAAACATACAATGTTTTTTGCTGAGGTGCATCATGATCTGGAAGATGAGGATGAAGTCTATCTTTGCATGCCTTTGGAAGAGGATGACTTCAATCCATCAAAAGAGAATGACCAAG CTCTCTGTAAAGCGTGTCAACATGAGGCAAAAGGTCTTATACATCCCAGTTGTGGTACCTTTCTAGGTGGGCACAAAAGAATATGTCCGAGAGTGCAGTGGGACAGCATTGATGACGAGACTGATTACGAATTCGTTTAG